One genomic segment of Hordeum vulgare subsp. vulgare chromosome 2H, MorexV3_pseudomolecules_assembly, whole genome shotgun sequence includes these proteins:
- the LOC123430500 gene encoding protein CANDIDATE G-PROTEIN COUPLED RECEPTOR 7-like, whose amino-acid sequence MAAPVFLAAFLALQLLHVARGEIKTTPIVSDSRPVILFEEFGFKPGGVAQVSVSGVSWSVPEGSPPQAVDPGLMGFILISNTLFFKITNESEYAEETGTSFCPLTSEYVMPLFRLKDIGRDGAGGGNVTIGDADQYTVLFSSCQDGVEVTMDVRTEMYNVPRPGGDREYLPVGLLPLPGIFASSSAVYFTFLAAWVFVCIKQRATVERIHAVMGALLLFKALKLACAAEDAWYVGRTGTPHGWDVAFYVFGFFKGILLFTVIVLIGTGWSFLKPYLQEREKNVLMIIIPLQVIENIASAMIGETGPAGRDWLAWNQIFLLVDVVCCCAVFFPIIWSIRNLREASKTDGKAARNLKKLTLFKQFYLVVVGYLYFTRIAVSAFAAVLSYRYQWVVNVSVELASLAFYVFVFYNFQPVERNPYLYVADEEEEAAGGQLELEGTFEI is encoded by the exons ATGGCCGCGCCCGTCTTCCTCGCCGCCTTCCTCGCCCTCCAGCTGCTCCATGTGGCCCGCGGCGAGATCAAGACGACGCCGATCGTGTCCGACTCGCGGCCCGTCATCCTGTTCGAGGAGTTCGGCTTCAAGCCCGGCGGCGTCGCGCAGGTGTCCGTGTCCGGCGTCTCATGGAGCGTCCCCGAGGGCTCCCCTCCCCAGGCCGTCGACCCGGGGCTCATGGGCTTCATCCTCATCTCCAACACCCTCTTCTTCAAGATCACCAACGAGTCCGAGTACGCGGAGGAGACCGGCACCTCCTTCTGCCCGCTCACCAGCGAGTACGTGATGCCGCTGTTCCGGCTCAAGGACATCGGCCGCGACGGCGCCGGTGGGGGCAACGTGACCATCGGCGACGCCGACCAGTACACGGTGCTGTTCAGCAGCTGCCAGGACGGCGTCGAGGTCACCATGGACGTGCGCACGGAGATGTACAACGTGCCCCGTCCCGGCGGCGACAGGGAGTACCTGCCCGTCGGCCTGCTCCCGCTGCCGGGgatcttcgcctcctcctccgcggtgtacTTCACGTTCCTGGCGGCGTGGGTGTTCGTCTGCATCAAGCAGCGCGCCACGGTCGAGCGGATCCATGCCGTCATGGGCGCGCTGCTGCTGTTCAAGGCCCTGAAGCTGGCGTGCGCCGCTGAGGACGCGTGGTACGTGGGGCGCACCGGCACGCCGCACGGCTGGGACGTCGCCTTCTACGTCTTCGGCTTCTTCAAGGGCATCCTCCTCTTCACCGTCATCGTGCTCATCGGCACCGGCTGGTCCTTCCTGAAGCCATACCTCCAG gagCGGGAGAAGAACGTGCTGATGATCATCATACCGCTGCAAGTGATCGAGAACATCGCGTCGGCGATGATCGGGGAGACGGGGCCGGCGGGGCGGGACTGGCTGGCGTGGAACCAGATCTTCCTGCTGGTGGACGtggtctgctgctgcgccgtcttCTTCCCCATCATCTGGTCCATCCGCAACCTGCGAGAGGCGTCCAAGACGGACGGCAAGGCGGCCAGGAACCTAAAGAAGCTCACCCTCTTCAAGCAGTTCTACCTCGTCGTCGTCGGATACCTCTACTTCACCCGGATCGCCGTCTCCGCCTTCGCCGCCGTGCTCAGCTACAGGTACCAGTGGGTGGTCAACGTCTCCGTCGAGCTCGCCAGCCTCGCGTTCTACGTCTTCGTCTTCTACAACTTCCAGCCCGTGGAGAGGAACCCGTACCTGTACGTTGCCGACGAGGAGGAAGAGGCTGCCGGTGGCCAGCTCGAGCTGGAGGGAACGTTTGAGATCTGA